In a genomic window of Peptoclostridium acidaminophilum DSM 3953:
- a CDS encoding D-serine ammonia-lyase: MDEKTVVAGMSISEWKEKYPLMHKVINLEEAFWTNGKYESFEDAIKKVEIGMDDVKDAEERLKRFAPYIAKVFPATRESGGIIESPTVRIPKMKTEVETFYNTQIKGELLLKCDSHLAISGSIKARGGIYEVLKHAEELAMEAGLLSVEDDYSKLDSDDFRNFFSGYSIAVGSTGNLGLSIGIMSAQLGFKVYVHMSADAKQWKKDLLRSKGVTVVEYESDYSIAVEEGRKQSEGDPKMYFVDDENSKNLFMGYAVAASRLKGQLDDLGVKVDSEHPLFVYLPCGVGGGPGGVAFGLKLMFKDNVHCFFAEPTHSPCMLIGLMSGLHDKVCVQDFGIDNKTAADGLAVGRASGFVGKVLENLISGSYSVKDETMYMMLSKMIDSESIRLEPSALAGVPGAAMLLGDALGQEYIRARGLENLMDNSSHIAWATGGSMVPADIMDEYYSTGKRLLEEL, translated from the coding sequence ATGGATGAAAAGACTGTTGTAGCCGGCATGAGTATTTCGGAGTGGAAGGAAAAATACCCTCTAATGCACAAGGTCATCAATCTCGAAGAGGCTTTCTGGACAAACGGAAAGTACGAGAGCTTCGAAGATGCAATCAAGAAAGTTGAAATCGGAATGGACGATGTAAAGGATGCTGAGGAAAGGCTGAAAAGGTTCGCTCCCTACATTGCTAAGGTGTTCCCGGCGACAAGGGAATCAGGCGGCATAATAGAGTCTCCAACTGTCAGGATCCCCAAGATGAAGACAGAGGTCGAAACCTTCTATAATACTCAAATCAAGGGCGAGCTTCTGCTTAAGTGCGACAGCCACCTTGCCATATCGGGCTCTATAAAGGCCAGAGGCGGCATATACGAGGTGCTCAAGCACGCCGAGGAGCTTGCGATGGAAGCCGGCCTGCTCAGCGTAGAGGACGACTACTCAAAGCTCGACAGCGACGATTTCAGGAATTTCTTCTCAGGCTACTCCATAGCTGTAGGCTCAACCGGCAATCTGGGACTTAGCATAGGCATAATGAGTGCGCAGCTTGGCTTCAAGGTGTATGTCCACATGTCTGCAGACGCCAAGCAGTGGAAAAAAGACCTTCTAAGAAGCAAGGGCGTGACTGTTGTCGAATACGAATCTGACTACAGCATAGCCGTTGAGGAAGGCAGAAAACAGTCTGAAGGCGACCCCAAGATGTACTTTGTGGATGACGAGAATTCAAAAAATCTCTTCATGGGCTATGCTGTGGCGGCTTCAAGGCTGAAAGGCCAGCTTGATGATTTGGGCGTAAAGGTTGACAGTGAGCATCCTCTGTTTGTCTACCTGCCTTGCGGAGTCGGCGGCGGACCCGGCGGCGTGGCCTTCGGCCTCAAGCTTATGTTCAAGGACAACGTACACTGCTTCTTTGCGGAGCCTACGCATTCGCCGTGCATGCTTATAGGCCTAATGAGCGGGCTTCACGACAAGGTGTGCGTTCAGGACTTCGGTATAGACAACAAGACGGCGGCAGACGGACTTGCGGTAGGCAGGGCTTCCGGCTTTGTGGGCAAGGTGCTCGAGAACCTCATAAGCGGCAGCTACTCCGTCAAAGACGAGACCATGTACATGATGCTCAGCAAAATGATAGACTCGGAGAGCATCAGGCTCGAGCCTTCGGCTCTTGCGGGAGTTCCTGGAGCTGCAATGCTGCTTGGAGATGCTCTCGGCCAGGAATATATAAGGGCTAGAGGCCTAGAAAACCTCATGGACAACTCTTCGCACATAGCGTGGGCTACGGGCGGCAGTATGGTCCCTGCGGATATAATGGACGAATACTACTCTACAGGCAAAAGACTGCTTGAAGAGCTATAA
- a CDS encoding helix-turn-helix domain-containing protein yields the protein MPDFSIGKTILEHRKSKGYNIREFSRLTGLSTSLLSQIERDLANPSLNALKAIANALNIPLFTLFINEIDHSLLILRKEDRKKVHRSDNVHVISEMITPEYMKSSNVEMLTMKLEAHSQPSEEYWMHAQEEIALVLKGNPTIFLDDIPYKLNEGDSVRILPNMKHKFVNDEDSPAEIMYVLISIV from the coding sequence ATGCCGGACTTTAGCATAGGAAAGACAATACTGGAACACAGGAAATCAAAGGGTTACAATATAAGAGAATTTTCAAGGCTCACTGGGCTCAGCACCTCGTTGCTAAGCCAGATAGAAAGAGACCTGGCCAATCCATCGCTGAATGCGCTCAAGGCGATTGCAAATGCGCTCAACATACCGCTTTTCACCCTCTTCATAAACGAAATAGATCACAGCCTGCTGATACTTAGAAAAGAGGACAGGAAAAAGGTGCACAGGTCGGACAACGTGCATGTTATTTCCGAGATGATTACACCCGAATACATGAAATCATCAAACGTTGAAATGCTGACAATGAAGCTAGAGGCGCATTCGCAGCCCAGCGAGGAATACTGGATGCACGCCCAGGAGGAGATCGCCTTAGTCCTGAAAGGGAATCCGACAATATTTCTGGACGACATTCCATACAAGCTGAATGAGGGAGATTCTGTAAGGATACTGCCCAACATGAAGCACAAGTTCGTAAATGACGAGGATTCGCCGGCTGAAATAATGTATGTGCTCATTTCGATAGTATAA
- a CDS encoding putative bifunctional diguanylate cyclase/phosphodiesterase yields the protein MQMETNSCRWWPKNLKSIIGPARNVARIGGDEFITVIEDYSDDDELIELANAIVEFFRQPFIFDTHIFHMSVSIGIALHPTNGDDVESLIKNADIAMYKAKERPGSYIEFFSPNLNEKINSAFLLENNLWFALDKNEFHLEYQPIVDINSGHVVAAESLLRWKSEKLGLVPPYSFIPIAEENNLIVPIGKWVLNEACRQNKKWQDMGLNPITMAVNVSLKQFEQDDFVDTVSQILEDTGLDPQYLELEITESIPVENISKTIDMLSRLSSLGVRLSMDDFGTGYSSLGQLKKLSIDTLKIDRSFVSDINKNTDNTQIVSTIIAMANILNLHVVAEGIETDNQLSFLRENSCNMGQGYLFSRPLGKDAFLKFLVENSSPQNR from the coding sequence ATGCAAATGGAGACAAACTCCTGCAGGTGGTGGCCAAAAAATCTCAAAAGCATAATTGGCCCTGCGAGGAATGTTGCACGAATAGGCGGAGATGAGTTCATCACTGTCATTGAGGACTATTCCGACGACGATGAGCTTATTGAGCTTGCAAACGCCATTGTGGAATTTTTCAGGCAGCCGTTTATATTCGACACCCATATTTTCCATATGTCAGTGAGCATCGGCATAGCGCTTCACCCTACAAACGGTGATGACGTGGAATCACTTATAAAAAATGCCGACATAGCCATGTACAAGGCCAAAGAAAGACCAGGCAGTTACATAGAATTCTTCTCACCTAACTTAAACGAAAAAATTAACAGCGCATTTTTGCTTGAAAACAATCTTTGGTTTGCGCTCGACAAAAATGAATTCCATCTAGAATACCAGCCAATAGTAGACATCAATTCCGGTCATGTGGTTGCTGCAGAATCACTTCTGCGATGGAAAAGCGAAAAGCTAGGGCTTGTCCCTCCCTACAGCTTCATACCGATAGCCGAAGAGAACAATCTCATAGTCCCAATCGGCAAGTGGGTCCTTAATGAAGCTTGCAGACAAAACAAAAAATGGCAGGATATGGGCCTTAATCCTATAACCATGGCTGTAAACGTCTCACTAAAACAATTCGAGCAGGACGATTTTGTAGATACAGTCTCGCAAATACTTGAGGATACGGGCCTCGACCCGCAGTACCTGGAGCTTGAAATTACAGAAAGCATACCAGTCGAGAACATTTCCAAAACTATAGACATGCTCTCCAGGCTCAGTTCTCTTGGAGTCAGGCTTTCGATGGACGATTTTGGAACCGGCTATTCATCACTTGGACAGCTCAAGAAGCTTTCAATCGACACGCTCAAGATAGACAGGAGCTTTGTCAGCGACATAAACAAAAATACAGACAATACTCAAATAGTCTCAACCATTATAGCCATGGCCAACATACTTAATCTCCATGTGGTGGCCGAGGGCATTGAAACAGACAATCAGCTTAGTTTCCTCAGGGAGAATAGCTGCAACATGGGTCAGGGATACCTCTTCAGCAGGCCTCTGGGCAAGGACGCTTTCCTCAAATTCCTTGTGGAGAACAGTTCGCCCCAAAATCGATAA
- a CDS encoding sensor domain-containing diguanylate cyclase — protein MQNSPPASYAAFENPALDSSLDIKFEQLFETLPEAIFILRGLNIVECNEHATKLFECSSKKELVGHDFPSLCLDKSKKSLRTHEQNMFMIESALDEGRCDFDTSYFKKNGESFFSRTSLVKLSSTADDACAAIVRDITQYSKNEAEINILAYKDSLTGLYNRRYFMKHLSALLRTAGGKPLAVLFFDLDGFKKINDNLGHANGDKLLQVVAKKSQKHNWPCEECCTNRRR, from the coding sequence ATGCAAAATAGTCCCCCAGCTTCATATGCAGCTTTTGAAAATCCCGCTCTGGACAGCTCTTTGGACATAAAATTCGAGCAACTTTTTGAAACTCTTCCCGAGGCTATTTTCATACTAAGGGGCTTAAACATAGTTGAATGCAACGAGCATGCAACAAAACTATTTGAATGCTCTTCAAAAAAAGAGCTTGTTGGCCATGATTTTCCTAGCCTTTGCCTTGATAAGAGCAAAAAAAGTCTAAGAACGCACGAGCAGAATATGTTCATGATTGAATCCGCACTAGATGAAGGCAGATGCGATTTTGACACTTCATATTTTAAAAAAAATGGCGAAAGCTTTTTTTCCAGGACATCTCTTGTAAAGCTTTCCAGTACCGCTGATGATGCATGCGCTGCCATTGTTAGAGACATCACGCAATACAGCAAAAATGAAGCAGAGATAAATATCCTCGCTTACAAAGACAGTCTTACAGGCCTTTACAACAGACGGTACTTCATGAAGCATCTGAGCGCGCTCCTTAGAACTGCCGGCGGCAAACCGCTTGCCGTGCTTTTTTTCGACCTTGACGGCTTCAAGAAGATAAACGACAATCTTGGGCATGCAAATGGAGACAAACTCCTGCAGGTGGTGGCCAAAAAATCTCAAAAGCATAATTGGCCCTGCGAGGAATGTTGCACGAATAGGCGGAGATGA
- a CDS encoding Lrp/AsnC family transcriptional regulator: protein MDSTDYNIIKILQNDGRISMKDLAVKVALSPPAVAERVRRLEEAGVVQGYKAVINPEKLGRNINVLINVDMKVQGREKFMDFVKKEDSIIECYHVTGPYCMILKASLDKMASLESLIGKIQVFGDTETFIILSKPVNEKVIGRLSESPGQP from the coding sequence ATGGATTCTACAGATTATAATATTATAAAAATACTTCAAAACGATGGAAGAATATCAATGAAGGACCTGGCTGTCAAAGTCGCCCTGAGTCCGCCTGCCGTTGCAGAAAGAGTCAGACGGCTTGAGGAAGCAGGAGTAGTACAAGGATATAAAGCTGTCATTAATCCAGAAAAACTCGGCAGGAACATAAATGTGCTTATAAATGTAGACATGAAGGTTCAGGGCCGAGAAAAGTTCATGGACTTTGTCAAAAAAGAAGACAGCATTATAGAGTGCTACCATGTAACAGGTCCGTACTGTATGATACTCAAGGCAAGCCTTGACAAGATGGCGAGTCTCGAAAGCCTCATAGGAAAGATTCAGGTATTTGGCGACACTGAAACCTTCATAATACTCTCCAAGCCTGTAAATGAAAAGGTCATAGGCAGGCTGAGTGAATCGCCGGGACAGCCGTAA
- a CDS encoding MBL fold metallo-hydrolase, translating to MKLTVLVDNNTYIDRYFKGEPGVSYFIEDGKTNILFDTGYSGLFLENAAKMGIDIASTDYVAISHGHNDHTWGLGHLISNFTEAAVERKASKVPTIIAHPEAFCFKQYLNGEEIGSIVSADALKRYFNVTLSREPVNITENLVFLGEVERTNDFEIMTPFGKQCCSGITTDDFCLDDTALAYKSSKGLVIITGCSHSGICNIIEYAKKVCSDDRIACVIGGFHLLNPPAALLASTCEFLASNVAGDVYAGHCTDLYSKIELSKFVDVKEVGVGLILEYK from the coding sequence ATGAAGCTTACTGTTCTAGTTGACAACAACACGTACATAGACCGCTATTTCAAAGGAGAACCCGGTGTTTCGTACTTCATAGAGGATGGCAAAACAAACATCTTGTTTGATACAGGCTATTCGGGACTTTTCCTGGAGAATGCAGCCAAGATGGGAATCGACATCGCCAGCACTGATTACGTGGCAATCTCCCACGGCCACAACGACCACACCTGGGGGCTTGGCCATCTCATAAGCAACTTTACAGAGGCGGCCGTTGAGCGCAAAGCAAGCAAGGTTCCTACGATCATAGCCCATCCAGAGGCATTCTGCTTCAAGCAGTATTTAAACGGAGAGGAAATCGGCTCTATAGTCTCCGCAGACGCTTTGAAAAGATATTTCAATGTGACTCTCAGCAGAGAACCTGTTAATATCACAGAAAATCTCGTTTTCCTTGGCGAAGTGGAGCGTACAAACGACTTTGAAATCATGACTCCTTTTGGAAAGCAGTGCTGCAGTGGAATTACTACTGACGACTTCTGCCTGGACGACACGGCGCTCGCGTACAAATCTTCAAAAGGTCTCGTTATTATAACAGGCTGCTCACACTCTGGCATTTGCAACATAATCGAATACGCGAAAAAGGTATGCTCTGACGACAGAATAGCCTGCGTGATAGGGGGCTTTCACTTGCTAAATCCTCCAGCAGCGCTTCTAGCTTCAACATGTGAATTCCTTGCCAGCAATGTTGCCGGTGATGTCTACGCGGGTCACTGCACAGACCTTTATTCGAAAATCGAACTGTCCAAATTTGTAGATGTCAAAGAGGTCGGAGTCGGTCTGATTCTGGAATATAAATAG
- a CDS encoding recombinase family protein produces MKWNLYNGFKNGTSKLYSRKCFGYQEDQDGNLIILEKDAQTVRRIFELYLDGFSTIAIIRELKRLEIKSPTGKDAWSKRSIETLLSNEKYIGNVLLGKTYSKGYPDNERLINKDEKNKYLATNNHPPIISEEIFERVQAEKLRRSNIQIDNDGVKRKSTHYSMKKR; encoded by the coding sequence ATTAAATGGAACCTCTATAACGGTTTTAAGAATGGTACCTCTAAGTTATATAGCAGAAAGTGTTTTGGATATCAGGAAGATCAAGATGGTAATCTTATCATTCTAGAAAAAGATGCTCAAACTGTCCGTAGAATCTTTGAGCTGTATTTAGATGGTTTCAGCACTATTGCTATCATCCGTGAGCTTAAAAGACTGGAAATAAAATCTCCTACCGGAAAAGATGCTTGGAGTAAAAGAAGCATTGAAACACTGCTTAGCAACGAAAAATATATTGGTAACGTTCTGCTGGGTAAAACATACTCAAAGGGATATCCTGATAATGAACGTCTGATTAACAAGGACGAGAAAAATAAATATCTGGCAACCAATAACCACCCGCCAATAATATCTGAGGAAATATTTGAACGGGTTCAAGCAGAGAAACTTCGAAGAAGTAATATTCAGATTGATAACGACGGAGTCAAACGCAAGAGCACCCATTACAGCATGAAAAAGCGTTGA
- a CDS encoding IS3 family transposase (programmed frameshift) — protein MRRNWTPEEKAAIVLELLREESTLAEIAKKYDVSQQLISRWKAEFLSNMSAVFDKKNENIEKIQREHEDEKEHLIKKIGELTLDVDWLKKKPGANLTNEEKRSLIEWTDSDLTVKHQCELIDLPRSSAYHKPVEISPSKDEITIKNAIDRIHFDEPSYGVRRIRNELCKLGFNHVGRRLVKRYMQEMDITCFYPGPNLSKRAKQSKTYPYLLRHLDINRPNQVWSIDITYIGTPTGFVYLTAIIDWYSRFIVGYTISNTLQTDMVIRAVESAVKEHGMPEIINSDQGSQFTSQAYIDCIKHLKMTKISMDGKGRATDNIAIERFFRSYKWERLYLLCPETVHEVKSLTKEYIETYNYKRGHQSYNYRTPADVYYGHQPLAA, from the exons ATGAGAAGAAACTGGACCCCTGAGGAGAAAGCCGCAATAGTGCTTGAACTCCTTCGCGAAGAAAGCACATTGGCTGAAATCGCTAAAAAATATGATGTATCACAACAATTAATTAGTCGCTGGAAAGCAGAGTTTTTATCCAACATGTCCGCCGTATTTGATAAGAAGAACGAAAACATTGAAAAGATTCAGCGCGAACATGAAGATGAAAAGGAGCATCTTATAAAGAAAATTGGTGAACTCACACTGGATGTAGACTGGCTTAAAAAAAAAC CAGGTGCAAATCTCACAAATGAAGAAAAAAGGTCGCTGATTGAATGGACTGATTCAGATCTAACAGTCAAACATCAATGTGAATTGATTGATTTGCCACGATCCAGTGCATATCACAAGCCTGTTGAAATAAGCCCATCGAAGGATGAGATTACCATAAAAAATGCCATTGATAGAATTCACTTTGACGAACCTTCATACGGTGTTAGAAGGATACGCAATGAGCTATGCAAACTCGGATTCAACCATGTGGGCAGACGCTTGGTTAAGCGATACATGCAGGAAATGGACATTACCTGCTTCTATCCTGGCCCTAATTTGAGTAAGCGTGCAAAACAATCCAAGACATACCCATATCTCTTAAGACATCTTGACATTAATCGTCCAAATCAAGTCTGGTCTATTGATATCACTTATATAGGAACCCCGACAGGATTTGTATATCTAACAGCCATAATCGACTGGTATTCAAGATTTATCGTAGGTTATACCATTAGCAACACTTTGCAAACAGATATGGTCATACGCGCAGTAGAAAGCGCTGTAAAGGAGCACGGCATGCCCGAAATTATTAACAGTGATCAAGGCAGCCAATTCACATCACAAGCTTACATTGATTGTATTAAGCATCTAAAAATGACTAAAATCAGCATGGACGGCAAAGGCCGAGCAACTGACAACATAGCAATTGAAAGATTTTTCCGTTCATATAAGTGGGAACGCTTGTATTTGCTGTGCCCTGAAACTGTTCATGAAGTTAAATCACTCACAAAAGAATACATAGAAACATACAATTACAAAAGAGGGCATCAGAGTTACAACTACCGCACACCAGCTGATGTGTATTACGGACATCAGCCACTTGCAGCCTAA
- a CDS encoding HlyD family secretion protein — translation MKNILNHFKGKNKMIIISFIIMFVLFSVFIFNSFQKDDSAIVYTRNGKYIESSGMVESNSVEISSEVSGTVIEIMVAEGDKVNKGDVIAKINNTNLINQYEQAVTNIKVAEKSIELIESNINNLVLQNADAVQQAKNAYLAVSAEYEKVMDGTSLDEIKQAEESVNQAKTNVDYIKTNLDRNKALLEYGAISQSVYDETLKSYNVAVAQHNSTISKLNLLKSYPTEASVNAAKNKMLQAKSGYELAISNGNTQINRLEGELEIAQTQLEQYNNILEQSKVELEKLTIKAPINGTVNSLIFKEGEYISMGKTLTEISDDENVEIKAYVSEANIGNIKVGQSTEIYVDSNKNKIFEGKVIKINNKAEFTPKNIQTKEERVNTVFEVKIKVISSEGIIKSGMPVDIKIKIE, via the coding sequence ATGAAAAATATTCTAAATCATTTTAAAGGAAAAAATAAAATGATAATAATTTCGTTTATTATTATGTTTGTTTTATTTTCGGTATTTATTTTTAATAGTTTTCAAAAGGATGATTCTGCGATTGTATATACACGAAATGGAAAATATATTGAATCTTCTGGAATGGTTGAGAGCAATTCGGTGGAGATAAGTAGTGAAGTTTCAGGTACGGTGATTGAAATTATGGTAGCGGAAGGAGATAAAGTCAATAAAGGTGATGTAATTGCAAAAATTAACAATACAAATCTAATAAATCAATATGAACAAGCAGTAACAAACATAAAAGTAGCAGAAAAAAGCATAGAACTTATTGAAAGTAATATAAATAATTTAGTGCTACAAAATGCTGATGCAGTCCAACAAGCTAAAAATGCTTACTTGGCTGTTTCAGCTGAATATGAAAAAGTCATGGATGGTACGAGCCTTGATGAAATCAAACAAGCAGAAGAATCAGTAAATCAAGCTAAAACAAACGTTGATTACATCAAAACAAATTTGGATAGAAACAAGGCTCTATTGGAATACGGAGCTATATCGCAAAGTGTATATGATGAAACATTAAAAAGTTATAATGTTGCAGTAGCTCAACATAATTCAACCATTTCAAAATTGAATTTATTAAAATCATATCCGACAGAAGCAAGTGTGAATGCAGCTAAAAATAAAATGCTCCAGGCAAAATCAGGTTATGAACTTGCAATTTCGAATGGAAATACTCAGATTAATAGGCTTGAGGGCGAGCTTGAAATAGCACAGACACAATTAGAACAATACAATAATATTTTGGAGCAATCTAAAGTTGAACTTGAAAAACTAACAATTAAGGCGCCTATTAATGGCACAGTAAACTCCTTGATCTTCAAAGAAGGAGAATATATTTCAATGGGGAAAACCTTAACAGAAATATCAGATGATGAAAATGTAGAGATTAAGGCTTACGTTTCAGAAGCAAATATAGGCAATATTAAGGTAGGGCAAAGTACAGAAATATATGTAGATTCAAATAAAAATAAAATATTTGAAGGGAAAGTCATAAAAATTAACAATAAAGCAGAATTCACTCCTAAAAATATACAGACAAAAGAAGAAAGAGTGAATACTGTTTTTGAAGTAAAAATAAAGGTTATCAGCTCTGAAGGAATTATAAAGTCAGGTATGCCCGTAGATATAAAAATCAAAATAGAATAA
- a CDS encoding ATP-binding cassette domain-containing protein, which yields MEIGIQTHSLIKKFGNITAVNKLDITVKKNTIFGLVGPDGAGKTTTMRMLCSLVVPDSGTAEIGGLNIALKSDEIKKT from the coding sequence ATGGAAATTGGAATTCAAACACATTCTCTTATTAAAAAATTTGGAAATATAACTGCAGTAAATAAGCTGGATATTACAGTGAAAAAAAATACAATATTCGGATTGGTAGGACCCGATGGTGCAGGTAAAACAACGACTATGAGAATGTTATGCTCACTAGTTGTTCCAGATAGTGGTACTGCTGAAATTGGAGGATTGAACATTGCTTTAAAGAGCGATGAAATAAAAAAAACATAG
- a CDS encoding ABC transporter ATP-binding protein, protein MTVIENLEFYSEVYQIPEKISRDKIKNLLEFSNLTNHSYKLADQLSGGMKQKLALACNLIHTPKYLFLDEPTIGVDPVARRELWKILFDLRNQGVTIFVSTPYMDEAERCDEIGLMDKGKIIINNKPENIIKEFNKHILCIYSYDNHSIKDMLQGLEFIEDAYLLGDELHIVTEDLNISQRKLDEILTHGGIKINSMIEIEPSLEDVFVNIVKSSNERR, encoded by the coding sequence TTGACTGTAATTGAGAATCTCGAGTTTTATTCAGAAGTTTATCAGATTCCAGAAAAAATAAGTAGGGATAAAATCAAGAACCTATTGGAGTTTAGTAATTTAACAAATCATTCATACAAGCTTGCTGATCAGCTATCAGGCGGAATGAAACAAAAACTTGCACTTGCATGCAACCTAATCCATACACCTAAATATTTGTTCCTTGATGAACCTACCATCGGGGTCGATCCAGTTGCAAGGAGGGAATTGTGGAAGATACTTTTTGATTTGAGAAATCAGGGAGTAACTATATTTGTGAGTACCCCATACATGGATGAAGCCGAAAGGTGCGATGAGATAGGTTTGATGGATAAGGGGAAAATAATCATTAATAATAAACCAGAGAACATTATAAAAGAATTTAATAAGCATATTCTATGCATTTATTCATATGACAACCACAGTATAAAAGACATGCTTCAGGGCTTGGAGTTTATAGAGGACGCATATTTGCTTGGAGATGAACTGCATATTGTTACAGAAGATCTAAATATTTCACAAAGAAAGCTGGATGAAATCTTAACTCATGGCGGAATAAAAATAAATTCTATGATTGAAATCGAACCTTCTCTTGAAGATGTTTTTGTAAATATTGTGAAGAGCAGTAATGAGCGGAGATGA
- a CDS encoding ABC transporter ATP-binding protein, which produces MSGDDYMENAIEIRNLTKTFDQFVAVDNISFDVKKGEVFGFLGPNGSGKTTVIRMILGLLSPTSGVGKVLGYDVSRDNEKLRNKIGYMSQKFSLYEELTVDENLDFYAGVYCIPPEKIKEKKKEILEMADLVGKEDLIVSNLSGGWKQRLALGCSIIHDPEILLLDEPTGGVDPIARRHFWDIIYNLSKKGVTVLVTTHYMDEAEHCNSIGFLYYGNILYLDTPQNMKEEVIEGDIIEIKANNILKSIELLKKNDKVSDASVYGAGIHAMVQPNINLNELKYYLIENNVEVYSLKKVKSSLEDVFVFLVENEKRKQNKKLE; this is translated from the coding sequence ATGAGCGGAGATGATTATATGGAAAACGCTATAGAAATTAGAAATCTAACTAAGACATTCGATCAATTTGTTGCTGTTGATAATATAAGTTTCGACGTAAAAAAAGGTGAAGTTTTTGGTTTTTTGGGACCAAATGGTTCTGGAAAAACAACTGTGATTAGAATGATTTTAGGATTACTTAGTCCTACTTCTGGTGTAGGTAAGGTACTCGGATATGACGTTTCTAGAGACAATGAAAAATTGAGAAATAAAATAGGATATATGTCGCAAAAATTCAGCCTTTATGAAGAACTGACTGTCGATGAAAATCTTGATTTTTATGCTGGTGTTTATTGCATCCCCCCAGAAAAAATAAAAGAAAAGAAAAAAGAAATATTGGAAATGGCTGATTTAGTTGGTAAAGAGGATTTAATAGTTTCAAACCTTTCGGGGGGATGGAAGCAGCGTCTTGCCTTAGGATGTTCAATTATTCATGATCCCGAGATTTTACTTTTAGATGAACCGACTGGAGGGGTTGATCCAATAGCAAGAAGGCATTTCTGGGATATAATATATAATCTATCAAAAAAAGGAGTTACCGTATTAGTAACTACTCATTACATGGATGAGGCCGAACATTGTAACTCAATAGGTTTTTTATATTATGGAAATATTTTGTATCTTGATACTCCCCAAAATATGAAAGAGGAAGTAATAGAAGGAGACATAATAGAAATTAAAGCTAACAATATACTGAAATCTATCGAATTGTTAAAGAAGAATGATAAAGTTAGTGATGCATCTGTTTATGGGGCAGGGATACATGCTATGGTTCAGCCAAACATAAACTTAAATGAATTAAAATATTATTTAATAGAGAACAATGTTGAGGTTTACAGTTTAAAAAAAGTTAAATCTTCATTAGAAGATGTATTTGTTTTTCTTGTTGAAAATGAAAAAAGAAAGCAAAATAAAAAATTGGAGTGA